Sequence from the Nymphaea colorata isolate Beijing-Zhang1983 chromosome 9, ASM883128v2, whole genome shotgun sequence genome:
GTTTGGAGAGAAGTATCTTCGGTTTCATTTTATAGGGTTCCTATCTTGATAGTATTGAGGAGTGTTGATTTGGATTGTAGCTTGCTGTTCTTGAGGCTAATGTGGTTCGCTCTTGCCCCCTTAtgatcttctctctctcacacacacacattataaaTGGTAATTTGATAGAAATTTTGACCAGCCTTGTTTTATTTAATAGATTTGATATTTAGATTGATGTTGGATCCACCAGCTACCATCCAATTTTAAATGACTGATAATTTATCATATGATCACCTTCTACGAATAGGTCCacatcaaacacataatttaaGATTTTGGTTTCGTATTTTGAAAGTGATGGAGACagcagattcaaattcaaacttgactcgattaTACGAAGATGTTTTGGATCCACTTCCAACTGAACATGCCAAGAATCAACAAAACGAGATCATATGGGAATCCAAACAGTTTTAACGCACTTTCACACGTAAAACTTTCAACGCTTCACCTGGAACCCACTACCCAAAAGCTTCCCTATAGTTGCTTTAATCCATTTAGATGAATTTAATTATAATAAGTTGagatgcacattttttttttttattcccaGAGACTACAATCAGATGCTAGACAAATCTAGCGAGCCGATTGAGTCGCCAGAACTTGTATGtcatatacatttttaaaaaaaagttatgtcCTTTTAAGAACCCGAGTTTATCTTAAAAGGCTAAGGGGGCGTTTTTGCCTTAGATTAATTTAATGAGTTTTTTACAACCTAGTTTGCATGTTTGGATGACCAAGCAAAAACACTTTAAGACAATGTTTTCTTGTCATTCAAACACTTTCAAAAGTGGTTTagttttgccttcaaaaccaggttttgaagaaaaaattgttccccgtgaaaaaataacttgaaaagtCTATCTAACGAAGTAGAAGTGAAATATTTCCTAAAACATTTTACCTTGTTTGATTTAAGGGTGCACGGTAGGTAAAACTGACCTCTCCCAAAACATCTGGAAAGCAAATTCGAGTATATCGACTGCCAGCTTCCCGAATTTGTTGTTTGTTACTGTAAGAAAAGAGTGGCTCATGTATTAGTAGAATTACCAAAAGGTGTCTAATGTTTGGGCCCATAGATTTTTTATGAGATAAATTTTCAAAGGGAGCCACCTACtcacaaaaaatataattatttttacaaaaagtgacaaaatactgtctataaaaaatatttttttttcattggctaAACAATGCTTCAACTCAATTGCCTATGCACAGGTTGATTTACAGTTCAAGAGAGTAGCACtcacaaaaatcaaaacaaagatGCATCATTTATGCGTCTCCTACCCCGATCAACTATGCTCCGCCCTTTGAGATTCATTAATGAGTTCATTATGAGCAAACTCATCCACATGGCCCAACTTGATTTAGAATGCAACGCATTTGATAAGAAGGACATTGTATTCTTAGAATACATATTTCTAAACACATAGTTCAACAACactatgaatttttttattttaggaaACATGATATAATTATATCCGGGGTTTGAGCACAATTTATAAACAATATCTATAGTTACCGTTCAAATTTTTTCGGATGTCTATGAAAAGATAAACAATATGAAGAAGTAAACTATGTTTTCTTAAACAAGAAGatgatatttttataaaatatgcTTTAAGAATGCAATCTTCTTATCAAGAACACAAATTCCTAAAACACATGGTTCAATAACACTATGTTTTTATTTCGGAAAACATGATATAATTATATCATGAGCTTGATTGCACAATTTATAAACAATATCTATGACTATCGTTCCAACTTTTTTGGACGTCTTATAATAGACACACAATATCTCTAACTAAACTATGTTTTCTTAAACAGTAACATGATGCTTTTATAAAATGTGTTTTGAGAACACAAACTTGTTCTAATGCTTCTTTAGAAGTTGTGTACTTGTTTCGTTGAGATATTGGAACCGGAAATGGATGACCCGTTTTCTGGATTCGAGTCGCTTACCCGAACTCCACAACCGATTCGAGTCATCCGCATACTTGGCGGTCAACCGCGCCGAGCCCAGCCGACCCGCGGGATGGTAATATTGAAATTTACGTAAAATATCGGGTTAACTTGAAGGGCGGATGACTGCCCCGAAAAGATTTCATTTCATTGGCCAGGGGTCCAGATGGACGGCGGTGATTGGGCAAGGGGCAGATCAACCGTCGATCTGGATAAGTCGGACGGTCAGGATGGTGGCTCTCCTCGACAGAACtcaggaggaggagagagaaaaacccttttttttctttcggcTCCTTTTCTCTGCGTccgttcttcttcctttttcattccgTCCCTTCCCTTCCTTGCGCTGTGATCTCTGAGGTAACAAAATCTCTAATTTCTTCCATATCCTTCTTCTACTCTTTCGATCCGTAGGTTtagtattctctctctttcttatagATGAGCTTCTTTTATTTACCctcactttttttaatgttactctatccattttttctctcttctgaCAAAGtatgcattttatttgtttcttctttctagtTTGCGGAATATGTGATTTTTTCTTACGTTATTGAGATCTGTGATATACGCTGCTTTGATTGGAGAATAAAAGAAATTCTGTTGGTTGTGATGTGCTTTCTCATAGAGTCCGTTCTatcctcctcttttttttttttttctttggttgttacttcattttgattatttttctcCCGGAAACTTCAATTTTTAAGGTTTGTGGATTAGATGCCAGTTTGATGGTGGTACTGCTTTATGTTATTGGTGGTTTCCCCGAATTATTGTCATAGTTTACTGTGTTATCTTCTCTTGTATCTGTGGTGACTGACTACAACTCTTAGGTGGCTTCTCTTGTGTGCTTAACTTATTCCAAATTCTGTTTGCACAATCAGTGTGCATTTGGAGTAAGATTTATGACACGTTTATGGCTTCCGTTGAACTCGTGTGGATTAATTATTCCGTATACTGGCTTGGTCCACTTTGTAATGTCGTTCGTCTGTAGCTAATGTGTAAATCTagtgattttttctttaaagacTTGGTTTTGTCGTAACAGTCTCCCGGTTTAAGTTGTTATCAATAGACCCgcttcaattttctaaaattcgCTTCCCAACTACCAAATTGCTTGCCGCTTTACATTACTTCTCTAAATTTGATCAGTCATGCCAACGCATTATTGTCCAAAATGTCCGCTTCACGTGTCACACTACTTTTACGAATCTCATCAGCTACGTtaacttattatttttcaaactgTTTGCATATTGCTTCACACCACTTCCTTTAAATCTGTCACATATGCCattgtattcttttttgttGACATATTGCTTCCATTTCCCTGAATTCCTTCATATATGTCAATGTAAATGTTCACTTCCGCTTCACTCCATTCCTTCAACGGTATCATGTATTCCAgtgaattatttttcaaaatgtttgcTTCCCCGCTTCTGTTTCATGTATAACGTGCCTATCTATTTGTTTAGTGGTAACTATGCACGACTTATTTGCATGCTTTGGGGTACTTTTGTGCACTTGAACtattttctccatttctctttctGTAAGCATGACGATTTCCTCCttgattttggttttgtttgCTTACTTCTTTTGTGCTTTGTTAAGTTTCATGATGTTTGGATGAAAATATGCTACAAGTTTGCAAGAAGCTGGAACAAACATTTGTCTTAAAATTTTTGTGTGCTGTGGGATAGTTGGTAACTGCAATTATTTCTCTTGGGCGCAATTATGAAATGCAGTAGGAATTATTAACTCGCAAATGGCTGAGGCAAAACCTGGTATGAGAAAGCCTGTCTTCACCAAAGTTGATCAGCTTAGGCCGGGGACCAGTGGCCATACACTAACAGTGAAGGTTGTTGACTCCAAAATGGTATTGCAAAAGGGACGTCCTGATGGACAGCATGTTCGCCAGATGCGTATTGCTGAATGCTTAGTGGGAGATGAAACTGGAATGATTGTCTTTACGGCAAGGAATGAGCAGGGTAAGATTATGGTTTCAGTTCATAGTCATGTATTAATATGTAATGTATGTCTTCAGTCAAGAGCTTCATGTGTCTGaactcctttttttcttttctaattttcatctACGTTGATTATCTTTCTCTACTAAATCCTGCTTTCTCAACATTTCTGTTTCCCTTGGATGTGACTTTACATGTACACAGTTCCCGTTCTTGtcttattaattttaattgctaaaatacaaaattaattcctcttttcttttaacattaATGTATTACtgatcccttttcctttttgactgAGTTTTTGCGTAGTTGTGGCAGTTTCTTAAATCTTAACTATTTAATTTTCCATTATATTATGATGCTATAGCAAGaaaattttatgcatgtttCGCATATGCTTGTGTGTTTGTGCTTGTGTATATCTGTACATGTGTTTGCTAGTTTCCTTTTTGCCTGATCGGTATCACTTCACAAAAAAGTTTGTCGAAATTTGTCTTTGATCCTCTTATGTCAGATTTGTTGGAGAAGGATCTTGCCCTTCGTCCACTGCAAGTTGTATGGACATACTGCTTGTTTGTTTATGTGCATGGTTCACCAAGACGTGAatgctaaaaacaaaa
This genomic interval carries:
- the LOC116261381 gene encoding uncharacterized protein At4g28440-like — translated: MAEAKPGMRKPVFTKVDQLRPGTSGHTLTVKVVDSKMVLQKGRPDGQHVRQMRIAECLVGDETGMIVFTARNEQVDLLKPNTTVILRNAKIDMFKGSMRLAVDKWGRVEVADPADFTVKVDNNLSLVEYELVNVEE